A window of the Gossypium hirsutum isolate 1008001.06 chromosome A05, Gossypium_hirsutum_v2.1, whole genome shotgun sequence genome harbors these coding sequences:
- the LOC107957451 gene encoding potassium transporter 2, which yields MDLEYGKFSDASKKGSWKKALLFAYQSLGVVYGDLSTSPLYVYKSTFAEDIQHSESNEEIFGVLSFVFWTLTLVPLFKYVFVVLRADDNGEGGTFALYSLICRHANVSLLPNRQVADEAVSTYKLEHPPEKRSSSRVKVYLEKHKVLHTALLILVLLGTCMVIGDGVLTPAISVFSAVSGLELSMSKEHHQYAVIPITCFILVCLFALQHYGTHRVGFLFAPIVLTWLLCISALGLYNMIHWNPHVYQALSPYYMFKFLKKTKKGGWMSLGGILLCITGSEAMFADLGHFSYAAIQTAFTFLVYPALILAYMGQAAYLSQHHHTSYHISFYVSVPDSVRWPVLVIAILASVVGSQAIISGTFSIINQSQSLSCFPRVKVIHTSDKIHGQIYIPEINWVLMILCITVTIGFRDTKHMGNASGLAVMTVMLVTTCLMSLVIILCWNKPPAVALSFLLFFGSIELLYFSASLTKFTEGAWLPILLALFLMTIMFVWHYATIKKYEFDLHNKVSLEWLLALGPSLGVARTPGIGLVFTDLTSGIPANFSRFVTNLPAYHHILVFVCVKSVPVPFVPPAERYLVGRVGPAAHRSYRCIVRYGYRDVHQDIDSFETELVARLADFIRYDWHRTQHTSPYAEDDASHSNESSSERRLAVIGTVAFSGTRGYGIEESVEPASVSIGFSTVESVTDVIEMQAMGAGAVERRVRFAIDDDDSESDVQTKMYVQLEEELRDLMTAQEAGTAFILGHTHVEAKQGSSILKRLAINFGYNFLRRNCRGPDVALKVPPVSLLEVGMVYVV from the exons CACTTTATGTCTACAAGAGCACATTTGCTGAAGACATTCAACACTCAGAGTCAAATGAAGAGATCTTTGGTGTTCTATCCTTTGTTTTCTGGACTCTTACTTTAGTCCCCTTATTCAAGTACGTGTTTGTGGTTCTTCGAGCGGATGACAACGGAGAGG GAGGGACTTTTGCACTGTATTCTCTGATATGCCGACACGCAAATGTCAGTCTTCTGCCCAACAGACAGGTTGCTGATGAAGCGGTCTCTACATATAAACTTGAGCACCCTCCAGAGAAAAGGAGCAGCTCAAGAGTAAAAGTGTACCTTGAGAAGCATAAGGTCTTGCACACTGCTTTATTAATCTTGGTTCTCCTAGGAACTTGTATGGTGATTGGAGATGGCGTTCTCACTCCAGCAATTTCAG TTTTCTCTGCTGTCTCTGGCCTCGAGTTATCCATGTCCAAGGAGCATCACCAGT ATGCAGTTATTCCAATCACTTGCTTCATTTTGGTGTGTCTTTTTGCACTTCAACACTACGGTACACATCGGGTCGGATTTTTATTTGCTCCCATAGTGTTAACATGGCTGCTTTGTATCAGTGCCCTTGGCTTATACAATATGATCCATTGGAACCCACATGTCTATCAAGCTCTTTCTCCATATTACAtgttcaaattcttgaagaagacAAAGAAAGGTGGATGGATGTCTTTGGGAGGCATACTTCTCTGCATAACAG GCTCGGAGGCAATGTTTGCTGATCTTGGTCACTTTTCTTATGCTGCAATTCAG ACTGCTTTCACCTTTCTGGTTTATCCAGCTCTTATATTGGCATATATGGGTCAAGCTGCTTATTTGTCTCAACATCATCATACAAGTTACCACATCAGTTTCTATGTCTCAGTTCCAG ATAGTGTGAGATGGCCAGTGTTAGTAATAGCAATTCTGGCTTCTGTTGTGGGAAGCCAAGCAATCATTAGCGGAACATTCTCAATCATCAATCAGAGCCAATCACTTAGCTGTTTTCCTAGAGTGAAGGTTATTCACACCTCCGACAAGATACATGGCCAGATTTATATCCCTGAAATAAATTGGGTGCTCATGATCCTTTGCATCACTGTGACTATTGGATTTAGAGACACAAAACACATGGGGAATGCATCAG GGTTGGCAGTGATGACTGTGATGCTGGTGACAACATGCCTCATGTCCCTCGTTATTATCCTCTGTTGGAACAAACCTCCCGCTGTAgctctttcctttcttcttttctttggttCTATTGAGTTGCTTTACTTCTCAGCTTCACTCACCAAGTTCACAGAAGGTGCTTGGCTTCCTATTCTGTTGGCCCTTTTCCTCATGACAATCATGTTTGTATGGCATTATGCCACCATTAAGAAATATGAATTTGATCTCCACAATAAGGTGTCCCTAGAATGGCTATTAGCATTGGGTCCAAGCCTAGGAGTTGCTCGAACACCCGGTATTGGCTTAGTTTTTACTGATCTCACCTCAGGCATCCCAGCTAACTTTTCTCGTTTTGTCACTAACCTTCCGGCCTACCACCATATCCTCGTCTTTGTGTGTGTAAAGTCAGTACCTGTCCCTTTTGTACCCCCAGCTGAGCGTTATCTAGTGGGCCGTGTTGGTCCTGCTGCTCATAGGTCTTATAGGTGCATCGTTCGTTATGGATACCGAGATGTACACCAGGATATTGATTCTTTTGAAACGGAGCTAGTTGCCAGACTGGCTGATTTCATCCGCTATGATTGGCATCGGACCCAGCACACTAGTCCTTATGCCGAAGATGATGCTTCCCACTCTAATGAATCATCAAGTGAACGTAGATTAGCAGTAATAGGGACAGTAGCATTTTCTGGCACACGAGGTTATGGAATTGAGGAAAGTGTGGAACCAGCAAGTGTATCTATTGGATTCTCAACGGTAGAGAGTGTGACGGATGTGATTGAGATGCAGGCTATGGGTGCGGGAGCTGTTGAAAGGAGAGTTAGATTTGCGATTGATGATGATGACTCCGAATCTGATGTGCAAACCAAAATGTATGTTCAGTTGGAAGAAGAGCTGAGGGATCTGATGACAGCCCAAGAAGCAGGGACTGCATTCATACTAGGACACACACATGTGGAAGCAAAGCAAGGATCTTCAATTTTAAAGAGATTGGCCATTAATTTTGGGTACAATTTCTTGAGAAGGAATTGCCGCGGACCAGATGTTGCACTCAAGGTGCCCCCAGTATCTTTATTAGAGGTTGGCATGGTTTATGTGGTGTAA